From the Carassius gibelio isolate Cgi1373 ecotype wild population from Czech Republic chromosome B25, carGib1.2-hapl.c, whole genome shotgun sequence genome, one window contains:
- the LOC128014459 gene encoding centrosomal protein of 152 kDa isoform X3, protein MRERFLSEGTYQDVRVIRRELWRLHKLLTDLPDDMLDDSADSSTCSRPEDNNRPQHAWDVPQWEHPRPSSHEQHYEEDDQGSYHEDYSYRSHTSQSNSHPHHLQTGTEHVATGWDQQNYQYQNRDYAHSSAGTDDFSTGVGAEQDVYSHNALQHGAGPPGDEARALGEHNHIRQHFQVFDNGGAGNKPTGNCRASYHPHQPSNQAEMFSPQVTYQNNHFDQIQRDFLDSAPHSADGQQLAQLQIVNRAQSGQIEELEQKLEDCRRKMRYLEHQFAIVKDEKDGLTVSLKESSALVEEAKEREAQLQGRVRSLEKQIQSLTDREQESLKQQRVAEVAMDSMKQQMMDLCRSDTLTRAREQHDRDVTAIREQYEAQLLTLKQKLDAQSLSLNEQAEAGQRLQDQVRLLERQREGDQVDRAAVINTLAQRLEESQQQCAKLLHTGSVQEMSQLQLKLQQAQSTCAIREDLSKALQEELTELKEQINLYESAIKHGALESNGDWESQLSESCVDLGIKKPKWRNGRIHSKPHIAEAGDSTLLKEDVVRELKSELQRCLSHLKTKRLKISELQEELRRSQSRTEQLQTRLEQDSEVRESSLEKHLETSPMTAAPHKDLIRLQKERQVLQERVEALEKRNQELKQSEEKMKSANSELCTKMREMIQELDQEKREAAERDERTRQQFRDDVVNGVRMELTQEHTAHIEQLTHQHQQHLQQLQSKLADLRQEVLAVQECYISVCKEKDKLEENLQNKLEEQRRLIENELKRREDSEAALERLRSDLECQHQEDVTRLRAQWKIDTQTETELQVREQLETARKSWQQEQETLEQSWAQRLQEAEEELRKARQSDTCEGAAGQLISAEQLEVRLRAQRETLQQEAATAWHRAVEEAVRHAQREMQQKHTDDITLQVEGARSRWLQDLTSLPEYKSSLQREKDEWERLQQQRVQEQVSSAVKAVEERWQDTLRTKCTELEQCNMRNGELQEQVLTLRTRLERVCREQAALLKAELAAARDVWIRDKQEEMSRLRTQLQREQKQKLQAALEQTDKQRDTELHETLREKEQEWRDQQEIRLQEEMLSELKEVLQDGGESRRIGEEQQLTIRSRVWEICRETLSQTKQELKKSSADKLRRVLKETQERHEAEIAALTAQRKQSEGAESLAKLQKKNQELQRHLEKACRQLQRSVREHKNTLQKMKDEHEAALQKEQQGHLRALEELKQTSNAEALSSGSVSQQNLQAGLEEMKERYMKAVEKIRGDMLRYLQDSKERAAELIRTEVLRERQDTARRMRRYYLTCLQELLEDGGQAAGAEKKIINAASKLAAMAKVLETPVAKRKLSRTQGSQGGSDKTDTEASGSPAKLLGTEALKDGKNQHNLTDSNYTSMTAKQKDVRSKSIEPDSLKSVGVCGSKDTFTVGQVTQKHTQFAHDGVFNSVNVTLRKHSREMFMEGFGEPSSSVQPFLIEEDPVRDNGPSDWSLTSNGSNFLHLTSSRPDPGKPFSVSGGLDFRSSIGDDSDVTIYKEFVKPRSYSKPDVCVDRRTDQHGEPTPGSEGHGVRKKCPKSLFSELKVYQQDSGFDSPLALLQK, encoded by the exons ATGCGGGAACGTTTCCTGTCCGAGGGAACCTATCAGGATGTGCGGGTCATCCGGCGGGAGTTATGGAGG ctcCACAAGCTCCTGACTGATCTCCCTGATGATATGCTAGATGACAGCGCTGACAGCTCCACCTGCAGCCGTCCAGAAGACAACAACAG ACCGCAGCATGCCTGGGATGTCCCACAATGGGAGCATCCAAGACCTTCTTCCCATGAGCAA CACTATGAGGAGGATGATCAAGGCTCTTATCATGAGGACTACAGCTACAGGAGTCACACGTCTCAGAGCAACAGTCACCCTCATCACCTCCAGACCGGGACAGAACATGTGGCCACCGGCTGGGACCAACAGAACTACCAGTACCAGAACCGAGACTATGCACACTCCTCCGCAGGCACGGATGACTTCTCCACTGGGGTCGGGGCGGAACAGGACGTGTACTCTCATAATGCTCTTCAGCATGGGGCAGGCCCCCCCGGAGATGAGGCTCGAGCTCTAGGAGAGCATAACCACATCAGACAGCACTTTCAG GTGTTTGATAATGGAGGAGCTGGGAACAAACCCACTGGCAACTGCAGAGCCAGTTACCATCCACATCAACCTTCAAACCAGGCCGAGATGTTCAGTCCTCAAGTGACCTATCAGAATAACCACTTTGACCAGATTCAGAGGGACTTCCTGGACTCAGCACCAC ATTCAGCAGACGGTCAGCAGCTGGCGCAGCTTCAGATTGTAAACCGAGCTCAATCTGGACAGATCGAGGAGCTGGAACAGAAACTAGAGGACTGCAGGAGGAAGATGAGATATCTGGAGCACCAGTTCGCCATCGTCAAAG ATGAGAAAGATGGTCTGACTGTATCACTGAAGGAGTCCAGTGCACTCGTGGAGGAGGCGAAAGAGAGAGAAGCGCAGCTGCAGGGCAGAGTCAGATCTCTGGAGAAACAGATCCAGTCTCTCACAGACCGAGAGCAAGAG agCCTGAAGCAGCAGCGTGTGGCCGAGGTGGCGATGGACAGCATGAAGCAGCAGATGATGGATCTGTGTCGCTCAGACACTCTGACACGAGCACGGGAGCAGCACGATAGAGACGTGACCGCTATCCGTGAGCAGTACGAAGCACAACTGCTCACCCTTAAGCAGAAACTAGACGCACAATCACTGAGTCTGAACGAGCAG gcggAGGCGGGCCAGCGGCTGCAGGATCAGGTCCGGCTGCTGGAGCGTCAGAGAGAAGGGGATCAGGTGGACAGAGCCGCCGTCATCAACACCCTCGCACAGCGCCTGGAGGAGAGCCAGCAGCAGTGTGCCAAACTGCTCCACACTG GCTCTGTTCAAGAGATGAGTCAGTTACAGCTGAAGCTCCAGCAGGCTCAGTCTACCTGCGCTATCAGAGAAGACCTCAGCAAAGCCCTGCAG GAAGAGTTGACTGAACTGAAGGAGCAGATAAATCTGTATGAGTCTGCCATTAAACATGGAGCCCTGGAGTCTAATGGAGACTGGGAGAGCCAGCTGTCTGAGTCCTGCGTGGACCTGGGCATCAAGAAGCCCAAGTGGAGAAATGGACGGATCCACAG CAAACCTCATATTGCAGAAGCAGGAGACTCGACCCTGCTGAAGGAGGACGTGGTGCGAGAGCTGAAGAGCGAGTTGCAGCGCTGCCTGAGTCACCTGAAGACCAAGCGTCTGAAGATCTCTGAGCTTCAGGAGGAGCTGCGACGCTCTCAGAGCAGAACAGAGCAGCTGCAGACGCGGCTAGAGCAGGACTCTGAG GTGAGGGAGAGCAGCTTGGAGAAACACCTGGAAACATCCCCCATGACTGCAGCTCCTCACAAAGACCTCATCAGACTGCAGAAAGAACGGCAGGTGCTGCAGGAGAGAGTGGAG GCTCTGGAGAAGAGGAATCAGGAGCTGAAGCAGAGTGAGGAGAAGATGAAGTCAGCCAACTCTGAGCTCTGCACCAAGATGAGAGAGATGATCCAGGAGCTGGACCAGGAGAAACGAGAAGCAGCAGAGAG GGATGAGAGGACTCGGCAGCAGTTCAGAGATGACGTGGTGAATGGTGTCCGGATGGAGCTGACACAGGAGCACACGGCTCACATAGAGCAACTCACTCACCAGCATCAGCAGCACCTCCAACAGCTCCA GTCAAAACTGGCTGATCTCAGACAGGAGGTGTTAGCTGTGcaggaatgctacatttctgttTGCAAAGAGAAAGACAAGCTGGAGGAAAATCTCCAAAACAAGCTTGAAGAACAGAGGAGATTGATAGAAAATGAG TTGAAGAGGCGAGAGGACAGTGAGGCTGCTCTGGAGAGACTGAGGTCTGATCTGGAGTGTCAGCATCAGGAGGACGTGACTCGGCTCAGAGCCCAGTGGAAGATAGACACACAGACTGAGACTGAGCTGCAGGTCAGAGAGCAGCTGGAAACGGCCAGAAAGAGCTGGCAGCAGGAGCAGGAGACG CTGGAGCAGTCCTGGGCTCAGCGGTTACAGGAGGCTGAGGAAGAGCTCAGGAAGGCCAGGCAGTCAGACACCTGTGAGGGAGCGGCGGGTCAGTTGATTTCAGCGGAGCAGCTGGAGGTCCGGCTCAGGGCTCAGAGGGAGACCCTGCAGCAGGAGGCTGCAACGGCCTGGCACAGAGCCGTGGAGGAAGCAGTACGACACGCTCAGAGAGAGATGCAGCAGAAACACACTGATGACATCACGCTCCAG GTTGAAGGTGCTCGTTCTCGATGGCTCCAGGACTTGACCTCCCTCCCAGAGTACAAAAGCAGTCTGCAGAGGGAAAAAGATGAGTGGGAGCGACTTCAGCAGCAGCGTGTCCAGGAACAG GTGTCCTCTGCTGTGAAGGCAGTGGAGGAAAGGTGGCAGGACACGCTCCGCACCAAATGCACTGAACTGGAGCAGTGTAACATGAGAAACGGGGAGCTCCAGGAGCAAGTGCTTACCCTCCGCACCCGACTGGAGCGTGTGTGCCgggagcaggctgccctcctgaaAGCAGAGCTGGCTGCAGCCCGAGACGTTTGGATCAGAGACAAGCAGGAGGAGATGTCCCGTCTCAGGACACAGCTCCAGAGAGAGCAGAAGCAGAAACTACAAGCCGCTCTTGAGCAAACCGACAAACAAAGAGACACAGAGCTACACGAAACTCTCAGAGAAAAGGAGCAGGAGTGGAGGGATCAACAAGAGATCAG ACTGCAGGAGGAGATGCTCAGTGAACTAAAGGAGGTTCTGCAGGACGGAGGGGAGAGCAGGAGGATTGGAGAAGAACAGCAGCTCACCATTAGATCCAGAGTCTGGGAGATCTGCAGAGAAACACTCAGCCAAACCAAACAGGAGCTGAAGAAG AGCAGCGCAGACAAGCTGAGACGTGTGCTGAAGGAAACCCAGGAGCGCCATGAGGCAGAGATTG CAGCTCTGACTGCTCAGAGGAAGCAGAGTGAAGGTGCTGAGTCTCTGGCCAAACTCCAGAAGAAGAATCAAGAGCTCCAGAGACATCTAGAGAAGGCCTGCCGGCAGCTCCAGAGGAGCGTACGAGAGCACAAAAACACCCTGCAGAAGATGAAAG ATGAGCATGAGGCAGCCCTGCAGAAGGAGCAGCAGGGTCATCTCAGAGCCCTTGAGGAACTGAAACAAACCTCAAATGCAGAAGCACTTTCAAG CGGTTCAGTCAGCCAACAGAATCTTCAAGCAGGTCTTGAGGAAATGAAGGAGCGATACATGAAAGCAGTGGAGAAAATCAGAG GTGACATGCTGCGCTACCTGCAGGATAGTAAGGAGCGGGCGGCAGAGCTGATCAGGACTGAGGTCCTGAGGGAGAGACAGGACACGGCCAGACGCATGCGCAGGTACTACCTCACCTGTCTGCAGGAGCTGCTGGAGGACGGAGGCCAGGCCGCAGG AGCTGAGAAGAAAATCATAAATGCTGCTAGCAAACTGGCCGCCATGGCCAAAGTCCTGGAGACCCCGGTGGCCAAACGCAAGCTTTCGAGAACCCAGGGCTCTCAAG GTGGATCAGACAAAACAGACACTGAAGCCAGTGGTTCTCCTGCTAAACTCCTGGGAACCGAAGCCCTCAAGGATGGTAAGAACCAACACAATCTAACTGACTCGAACTACACATCCATGACGGCTAAACAGAAAGACGTCAGATCTAAATCCATCGAACCGGATTCCCTCAAGTCTGTAGGGGTATGTGGATCCAAAGACACTTTTACGGTTGGTCAGGTAACTCAGAAGCACACACAGTTTGCACACGATGGTGTTTTTAACAGCGTTAATGTCACACTGAGAAAGCACAGCAGGGAAATGTTCATGGAGGGTTTTGGAGAACCATCATCATCCGTCCAGCCCTTCCTGATCGAAGAAGATCCCGTTCGTGATAACGGCCCGAGCGACTGGAGTTTAACCAGTAACGGCTCTAACTTCCTTCACCTGACCTCGTCCCGTCCAGATCCTGGGAAGCCGTTCTCTGTTAGCGGCGGGTTGGACTTTAGAAGCTCCATCGGTGATGACTCTGATGTTACCATATACAAGGAGTTCGTTAAGCCTCGGTCTTACTCTAAACCCGATGTGTGTGTGGAcagaagaacagatcaacacggAGAGCCAACCCCTGGTTCTGAGGGACATGGGGTCCGGAAAAAGTGTCCAAAGAGCTTATTTTCGGAGTTGAAAGTGTATCAGCAGGACAGTGGGTTCGACAGCCCGTTGGCACTGCTTCAGAAATGA